Genomic window (Cellulosilyticum lentocellum DSM 5427):
GATTGTATTACCGGGTGGTGTACCAGGTATTAATCATCTAGAAGAAAATAGCATGCTTATAGAACAACTCAGATGTTTTAAAGAACAGCATAAATGGATAGCAGCAATTTGTGCAGCGCCTAGTATTTTAGGAAAGCATGGATTACTAAAAGGAGAAACGGCAACATGCTATCCAGGATATGAGAATGAGCTTATAGGCTGCCAGTATTCGGAAGAGGGAGTAGTCTTAAGTAACCATGTGGTAACAGGAAAAGGAGCTGGCTATTCTATTTCATTCGCATTTAAGTTATTAGAAATAATAAAGGGTGAAATAGTAGCAGGAGAAGTAAAAAAAGGTATGTTGATTGCAGATAAATAAGGGTAAAATAAAAAGGTATATCGCTACTAAGTGATATACCTTTTAAATGTTGTTAAGAAAAACTAAATATTTCTTTAAAAGTATTAAAAATGCTTATACTACTAAAAAACAGTGGTGTGAATACGCTTAAACACTTCCATAAGTTCTACATCAGTAATGAGTTCAGTACCTATTTCTTCAAAAGCACTGGTTACTTTATGTATATTTAACTTATAAATATCTGAAATCATTTGAGCACTATAGGCTTTACAATTATGATATTTCCACTGCTTAGTGATTAATTTACAAATATCACTTGATAAATAGAAAATCACATGAAAAAAGGTAAGGCGATTTAGTTCTACAATGTTATTTTCATTCATAGTGTTTAATAATTCAGCATGTTCTACACCAAGAACAGAAGCTACTTCCGTGCTGGCATAAGGTGCTTCACTTGATTTTAAAAAAAGATCAATAGCTTCAAGTTTAGGACGTATGGAATTTGTATAGGTCTGGTCAAAGCTTTGAAG
Coding sequences:
- a CDS encoding DJ-1 family glyoxalase III, producing MRVAVYFGTGYEEIEALSVVDILRRGKVEVTMVGVSGKTVVSSRGISVNMDKTIDEVDHTKVDMIVLPGGVPGINHLEENSMLIEQLRCFKEQHKWIAAICAAPSILGKHGLLKGETATCYPGYENELIGCQYSEEGVVLSNHVVTGKGAGYSISFAFKLLEIIKGEIVAGEVKKGMLIADK